The following proteins come from a genomic window of Deltaproteobacteria bacterium:
- a CDS encoding cyclic nucleotide-binding domain-containing protein, translating to MGYSSDMVEGDEAQLNLGVIASERIEIPDEILDMLPEDAISPLTFHIANNPGDRDATLGLGLCLFQAEDVLRGCDVICNLARRLIYQGRVLEAVFVVHQGLRQSPKHPTLQDMLRRIHSITVEVKRGEFEAEHPMTEEAPEDVTLEALKAAQPQDRHEIARRLVASYRVPGDPMIPLPVPLLSELNESNFVMMVDHLQYRRVPDQRVILEEGDKRDSIVVVVNGHMNVSRGGKHLGKVGPGIVLGESGLLTRETLPVSVHAHHETEYFELTRLAVRDMARTNTRIVTQLQSSFYKQIRGNILNTAPLFELFEDYAQYILIEEFEIAHFDPGAVIVEPGNASAPLYIVASGSVELRVVADEADPVIFEVAIINESLGAISHPANGAQVDAVARSRVTVLKLDAEKFEGLFADHPKAREYLENLAKRRLAEAQAL from the coding sequence GTGGGCTATAGTTCTGACATGGTTGAGGGCGACGAAGCACAGCTGAATTTGGGCGTTATTGCCAGCGAGCGAATCGAGATTCCCGACGAGATACTCGACATGCTTCCTGAGGACGCCATCTCACCACTCACGTTTCATATTGCGAATAACCCTGGAGACCGGGATGCAACTTTGGGCCTTGGTCTGTGCCTCTTTCAGGCGGAAGATGTGCTTCGAGGCTGTGATGTTATCTGTAATTTGGCTCGGCGCCTCATCTACCAGGGGCGCGTTTTAGAGGCCGTTTTCGTTGTTCACCAAGGTCTGCGTCAATCACCCAAACATCCGACGCTTCAAGATATGCTTCGTCGGATTCACAGCATTACGGTCGAAGTAAAGCGCGGGGAGTTTGAAGCGGAGCACCCAATGACCGAAGAGGCTCCAGAGGACGTAACGCTTGAAGCTTTGAAAGCAGCTCAGCCTCAAGACAGGCATGAAATTGCTCGGCGCCTCGTTGCGAGCTACCGGGTGCCCGGGGATCCTATGATTCCATTGCCGGTTCCGCTTTTATCAGAACTTAATGAGAGCAACTTTGTGATGATGGTTGATCACTTGCAGTACCGGCGTGTTCCCGACCAACGGGTGATTCTTGAAGAGGGCGATAAGCGAGATTCTATTGTGGTGGTTGTGAATGGCCACATGAATGTCAGCCGGGGCGGTAAGCATCTCGGTAAAGTGGGCCCAGGTATTGTTCTGGGTGAGTCTGGGTTGCTCACGCGGGAGACTCTCCCGGTATCGGTGCACGCCCACCACGAAACCGAATACTTTGAACTCACTCGGCTTGCGGTTCGCGATATGGCCAGAACCAACACCCGTATTGTGACTCAGCTTCAAAGCTCGTTTTATAAGCAGATTCGCGGAAATATTCTTAACACAGCTCCATTGTTTGAGCTTTTCGAGGATTACGCCCAGTACATCTTGATCGAAGAATTTGAGATAGCGCATTTTGATCCAGGTGCCGTGATTGTCGAGCCGGGTAACGCATCGGCGCCGCTCTATATTGTTGCCTCAGGTAGTGTTGAGTTGCGGGTTGTTGCCGATGAAGCCGATCCGGTTATCTTCGAAGTGGCCATTATTAACGAGAGTTTGGGAGCAATTTCTCACCCAGCCAATGGTGCTCAAGTGGATGCAGTGGCACGAAGTAGAGTGACTGTTTTAAAGCTTGATGCAGAGAAGTTTGAAGGCCTTTTTGCGGACCACCCCAAAGCGCGGGAATACCTCGAAAATCTTGCTAAGCGCCGTTTGGCTGAAGCCCAAGCACTTTAA